The sequence tactaaCTTGAGGtaattaacataattcttCTTTGCATGCATTCTTACCTCTAACTTGAATGCTTCTAATGTTTTATCATCGTCCAAATAATAATCCATGTTCAAGACTTTAATTGCGACATCTCCATGCCAATTACCTCTGTACACCGTACCGAATCGTCCTGTTCCAATTGGTTCgccgatttttaattcatCGTATGGAATGTCCCACTCTCGCATCGACAACTGCATCGACAATCGACAAATGAGATCGTAAAATGAGATCTATAGCCGCGTAAGATGTAATAGAGAAaagctataaataaatatcttttggTAAGATTAAATACGCACGCTACTTTGTCGAGGCCAACGACCATCTCCAGGTTCGCCATCAGAAACTTGAGAATCTTGAGAATCAACTCTGACGGGTGTCTTTTCTGAATCTGTGCTGACACTACCAGATCCCGAAACGCTTACCGTTCTATCACTATCACTCGATATGGTCGTGCCTTCGAGTTTGTGTGCTTCCAATGTTGCTCCTTTCTCATTTAGTACATCTAGAagtaagatataaaaatgatgatattTGATATCAAAGATAAATCAGAGTGCGACAAATATCTCTACCTGGAAAATGAAACTGCTGCTTGACAGGAGCTTGTGGAGTCTGGCTAGTAGTAGCAGGTAACAATGCTGGACTAGAAGGTGTTGAGCTATTACAGCTCGAAGTATTTGAACTAGAATCTGCGCcctataaatgtaaattatatatatatatatatgttttataatagtagagatttataaatatacatatacacattatcaaaatggaaaatttgtACACATTTTAGctgtgaagaatactttggaaagaaaaaacaagaatGTTATAAGAGAAAATAGACATTTTATCTGTGAAAAAAGGATACGATAATTTTTCGCAGAGTTATTGTCATTCAACTTTCGCcaatttttctctattttcctatcctatatttttttttcacagtgtaaaatatataataaaacagcttgaaaaaaatttgctaAAGAATACCGATATGTGGATCGTAACATACCTGAAAAGGTATATTCATAGCGGAGTGTGCATGCGATCGTTTCCGATCTCGTCGAGTTAAAGAAGCTAATAAATTTGAGTTATGATGATTTGGAGACATTATGCCAGGTTTACTTAATATTGgagaaacatttatcatacctgtaatatttatagttgttttaatttaatcattcgttttgaaatgaaatgacgttttatataaaacgtcgtctttaatgattataatatagcAAAAGCTTACACTTGGTCAACTCTGTATTAAAGTTGCAAAGTTTGTACGCACCATCACCTTGTACACTTCGTTTAAACTCATCAAAGAGTTCTTGAGGTAGGCCACATGAAGGGGGTACTTTGGGTTCGCATTCTCGGTGGcacttatatttacattcttTGCATTTTAAAGTAGTGCCCATGAACATTTGCTTGTCGCAATAATCACACGTTGTCaccataaaaatgttaaaagtttTAGTAAAGCGATGAGCAATTATGTGACCCATGCCCCGGGTCACAGTCGGAGTACGTGGAGATTTTGGCACTTGGAGACTCGTTACTAAGGAAGCAGAatggagaagaaaaatattcaattgtaataatttactgTGGCGTATAACGCGAATGCTAAAATGtgacttttttttcttcttcccgtATACCTGTTCCCTTAAAGCTGTTGTCGTCACTTTCCGCATTGGAGTAAGGTGGTGATTTAACAGGGCTATTACTATTTGGCAAAAgactttctccttttccgGAGTCCGTTGTACTACAGTACGAACTTGATTCTGTTGGTAGACGATTTCTTTTTCCTACATGACAGTCATTGCCAGAACTAAAAAGAATGTAATTAGATTggacataaaaatatttcattaaaattaatctcgGTAAAATTAACAGAGAGAAATTCTGATAGATATTAATACTAAATTAATGTCTAAACTATATTAAACAGATTAATTGTATATCTTAAATGTTACCTAGATGATGTATCTTCGTTATCAAGATGCGTTATATTTTCAAGGCGATTTGCTAATTGCGATTCATGAGATTTTGACTTAGTTAATGGAAACACTTCAGGTTGCGATGTGCTGTTTTGCACACCAATGTGATTCTTCTTATATGGAGGAGGAGTTGTTGGAAATTTAATTCCTGTAATCGAGAACAATATTtgtatagaataaataaatattaataatgcttCAATCTTGTATGTTGGGGAACGTTGTACATCTTAATTATACATCTACATGtttagtaaaatttatatttgaaatgatgaagataatgagatattaaaagaaaatatcttttacttAATACTTACCACATCCTTGCCTTAATAATAGAGGAGTACACGGAGGACTAGTTGACGTCAAGGATGTTACAGAAGAAGCTTGTGCTAATATATCACTGTTTAGATTGTTGTTATTATGATATGGAATGCTAT comes from Ooceraea biroi isolate clonal line C1 chromosome 8, Obir_v5.4, whole genome shotgun sequence and encodes:
- the LOC105284870 gene encoding kinase suppressor of Ras 2 isoform X1, producing the protein MADSEDAEHEIRRALEVVQSMIDISADRLEGLRTQCSTSAELTQQEIRTLEGKLIKLYSKQLVTKAKLADSLPTEMRQYPSLQQWLRVVGLTQESIQMVCSKANSLEALKEKSEHELGSMLGENNVRHEEEHRRLCRALHNLRRYMDVLARGDMDNSDMNLYWDSWDRHHLRTGASPRPIRSRPTRCSVPSEDSIPYHNNNNLNSDILAQASSVTSLTSTSPPCTPLLLRQGCGIKFPTTPPPYKKNHIGVQNSTSQPEVFPLTKSKSHESQLANRLENITHLDNEDTSSSSGNDCHVGKRNRLPTESSSYCSTTDSGKGESLLPNSNSPVKSPPYSNAESDDNSFKGTVTSLQVPKSPRTPTVTRGMGHIIAHRFTKTFNIFMVTTCDYCDKQMFMGTTLKCKECKYKCHRECEPKVPPSCGLPQELFDEFKRSVQGDGAYKLCNFNTELTKCMINVSPILSKPGIMSPNHHNSNLLASLTRRDRKRSHAHSAMNIPFQGADSSSNTSSCNSSTPSSPALLPATTSQTPQAPVKQQFHFPDVLNEKGATLEAHKLEGTTISSDSDRTVSVSGSGSVSTDSEKTPVRVDSQDSQVSDGEPGDGRWPRQSSLSMREWDIPYDELKIGEPIGTGRFGTVYRGNWHGDVAIKVLNMDYYLDDDKTLEAFKLEVATFRKTRHENLVLFMGACMKPPRLAIVTSMSKGMTLYTHIHLRKDKFNMNKTTIIAQQISQGMGYLHARGIVHKDLKSKNIFLENGKVVITDFGLFSVTKLCYGNRKGNGLSIPPGWLCYLAPEIVRRLRPQQNRDQEELPFTAASDVYAFGTVWYELLCGEWPFKGQPPEAIIWQVGKGMKQPLANLQASRDVKDILMHCWSYRTENRPDFAKLLTTLEKLPRKRLARSPSHPIHLSRSAESVL
- the LOC105284870 gene encoding kinase suppressor of Ras 2 isoform X2; the protein is MADSEDAEHEIRRALEVVQSMIDISADRLEGLRTQCSTSAELTQQEIRTLEGKLIKLYSKQLVTKAKLADSLPTEMRQYPSLQQWLRVVGLTQESIQMVCSKANSLEALKEKSEHELGSMLGENNVRHEEEHRRLCRALHNLRRYMDVLARGDMDNSDMNLYWDSWDRHHLRTGASPRPIRSRPTRCSVPSEDSIPYHNNNNLNSDILAQASSVTSLTSTSPPCTPLLLRQGCGIKFPTTPPPYKKNHIGVQNSTSQPEVFPLTKSKSHESQLANRLENITHLDNEDTSSSSGNDCHVGKRNRLPTESSSYCSTTDSGKGESLLPNSNSPVKSPPYSNAESDDNSFKGTVTSLQVPKSPRTPTVTRGMGHIIAHRFTKTFNIFMVTTCDYCDKQMFMGTTLKCKECKYKCHRECEPKVPPSCGLPQELFDEFKRSVQGDGMINVSPILSKPGIMSPNHHNSNLLASLTRRDRKRSHAHSAMNIPFQGADSSSNTSSCNSSTPSSPALLPATTSQTPQAPVKQQFHFPDVLNEKGATLEAHKLEGTTISSDSDRTVSVSGSGSVSTDSEKTPVRVDSQDSQVSDGEPGDGRWPRQSSLSMREWDIPYDELKIGEPIGTGRFGTVYRGNWHGDVAIKVLNMDYYLDDDKTLEAFKLEVATFRKTRHENLVLFMGACMKPPRLAIVTSMSKGMTLYTHIHLRKDKFNMNKTTIIAQQISQGMGYLHARGIVHKDLKSKNIFLENGKVVITDFGLFSVTKLCYGNRKGNGLSIPPGWLCYLAPEIVRRLRPQQNRDQEELPFTAASDVYAFGTVWYELLCGEWPFKGQPPEAIIWQVGKGMKQPLANLQASRDVKDILMHCWSYRTENRPDFAKLLTTLEKLPRKRLARSPSHPIHLSRSAESVL